In Gossypium arboreum isolate Shixiya-1 chromosome 5, ASM2569848v2, whole genome shotgun sequence, a single genomic region encodes these proteins:
- the LOC108451163 gene encoding uncharacterized protein LOC108451163, translated as MVRCLLLVLSELLLEDPPTGLEGLMGELGEGGTTAVLGEKAGIDSSDPFIDVDVEFVDGGDFEVSGEDGASDGLLSEELSVVLGGDSCLGGVGGEPDDDCGDGEGELFGGCFGGEFVLSAGDGGGGESFSPSGGGGECFSPSGGGGECFSSCGGGGDVLGGSTFGDCLFDGGESSLGFDNLLLL; from the exons ATGGTGCGTTGTCTATTATTAGTGCTTTCTGAATTGTTATTGGAAGATCCTCCAACTGGGTTAGAAGGACTAATGGGCGAGCTCGGTGAAGGCGGAACTACTGCCGTTTTAGGAGAAAAAGCAGGCATTGATTCCTCAGATCCATTTATTGATGTTGATGTGGAGTTTGTTGACGGTGGTGATTTTGAGGTTTCAGGAGAAGACGGTGCTAGTGACGGCTTGCTATCTGAAGAACTTTCAGTGG TACTTGGAGGTGATTCTTGCTTGGGAGGAGTAGGAGGTGAGCCAGATGATGATTGCGGAGATGGCGAGGGTGAACTTTTTGGTGGTTGTTTTGGTGGTGAATTTGTTCTTTCTGCTGGTGATGGTGGTGGTGGTGAAAGTTTTTCTCCTAGTGGTGGCGGTGGTGAATGTTTTTCTCCTAGTGGTGGCGGTGGTGAATGTTTTTCTTCTTGTGGTGGCGGTGGTGACGTTTTAGGTGGCTCTACTTTTGGTGATTGTTTGTTTGATGGCGGTGAATCATCATTGGGCTTTGACAATTTATTGCTTTTGTAG